One part of the Muntiacus reevesi chromosome 18, mMunRee1.1, whole genome shotgun sequence genome encodes these proteins:
- the SP6 gene encoding transcription factor Sp6 → MLTAVCGSLGSQHTDAPAASPPRLDLQPLQTYQGHTSPEAGDYPSPLQPGELQSLPLGPEVDFSQGYELPGASSRVTCEDLENDSPLVPGPFSKLLQPDMSHHYESWFRPTHPGTEDGSWWDLHPGTSWMDLPHAQSALTSPGHPGALQAGLGGYVGDHQLCAPPPHPHPHHLLPAAGGQHLLGPPDGAKALEAAAPESQGLDTSLDGAARPKGSRRSVPRSSGQTVCRCPNCLEAERLGAPCGPDGGKKKHLHNCHIPGCGKAYAKTSHLKAHLRWHSGDRPFVCNWLFCGKRFTRSDELQRHLQTHTGTKKFPCAVCSRVFMRSDHLAKHMKTHEGTKEEAAGAAAAEGKAGGVEPPGGKGKREAEGSAAPSN, encoded by the coding sequence ATGCTAACCGCCGTCTGCGGCTCTCTGGGCAGCCAGCACACGGACGCGCCTGCCGCCTCCCCGCCGCGCCTCGACCTGCAGCCTCTCCAAACATACCAGGGCCACACGAGCCCGGAGGCCGGGGACTACCCCTCCCCGCTgcagcctggagagctgcagagCCTCCCGCTGGGCCCCGAGGTGGACTTCTCACAGGGCTATGAGCTGCCGGGGGCCTCCTCTCGGGTAACCTGCGAGGACCTGGAAAACGACAGCCCCTTGGTCCCGGGACCCTTTTCCAAGCTCCTGCAGCCGGACATGTCACACCATTACGAATCGTGGTTCCGGCCGACACACCCAGGCACCGAGGATGGCTCGTGGTGGGACCTTCATCCGGGTACCAGCTGGATGGACCTCCCCCACGCTCAGAGCGCGCTGACCTCACCTGGCCACCCCGGGGCGCTTCAGGCTGGCTTGGGGGGCTACGTCGGAGACCACCAGCTCTGCGCCCCGCCGCCCCACCCACACCCGCACCACCTCCTCCCAGCCGCCGGAGGGCAGCACCTCCTGGGGCCTCCCGACGGGGCGAAGGCGTTGGAAGCGGCCGCCCCGGAGTCCCAGGGCCTGGATACCAGTCTGGACGGGGCGGCCCGGCCCAAAGGCTCCCGGCGCTCGGTGCCCCGCAGCTCAGGCCAGACCGTTTGCCGCTGTCCCAACTGCCTGGAGGCGGAGCGACTGGGGGCTCCATGCGGGCCCGATGGGGGCAAGAAGAAGCATTTGCACAATTGCCACATCCCAGGCTGTGGGAAAGCTTACGCCAAGACGTCACACCTGAAGGCGCACCTGCGCTGGCATAGCGGCGACCGTCCCTTCGTGTGCAACTGGCTCTTCTGCGGCAAGCGCTTCACGCGCTCTGACGAGCTGCAGCGCCATCTCCAGACCCACACCGGCACCAAGAAGTTCCCCTGCGCCGTCTGCAGCCGGGTCTTCATGCGCAGCGACCACCTGGCCAAACACATGAAAACCCACGAGGGCACCAAAGAGGAGGCAGCCGGGGCAGCGGCGGCAGAGGGCAAGGCTGGCGGAGTGGAGCCCCCCGGGGGCAAAGGCAAGCGCGAGGCTGAGGGCAGCGCGGCTCCCTCCAACTGA
- the LRRC46 gene encoding leucine-rich repeat-containing protein 46 → MPGAKLAQNPEEVSGVCITEALITRRNLAFPEDEDLSEKMFHTLAELQTVRLDREGITTIRNLEGLQNLHSLYLQGNKIQRIENLACIPSLRFLSLAGNQIRQVENLRDLPHLQFLDLSENLIETLKLDEFPESLLILNLAGNSCTNQDGYRKLLTEALPLLLDLDGQPVAERWTSDEEDAALSDEDEEFPELRGPFCSERGFLKELEQEMSRLREHRQQTALLEHQLRVEMRPALTDLPPLPGASMAGDSSPSITPMQEKETSPESASLPQASSTTKKLCPLAPRSQQSTLQARKEARAAAAPKASLAGAPGTTKTVIKRIKK, encoded by the exons ATGCCTGGAG CTAAACTTGCCCAGAATCCAGAGGAAGTCAGTGGCGTGTGCATTACTGAAGCCCTCATCACTAGGCGGAACTTGGCCTTCCCAGAGGATGAGGATCTGTCAGAGAAGAT GTTCCACACGCTTGCTGAACTGCAGACTGTTCGCCTGGACCGGGAAGGAATCACCACTATCAGGAACTTAGAGGGCCTCCAGAATCTTCACAGCCTCTATCTGCAAGGG AACAAGATTCAGCGAATTGAGAACCTGGCCTGCATCCCCTCTTTACG CTTCCTGTCTCTGGCAGGAAACCAAATTAGGCAAGTGGAAAACCTCCGTGACCTCCCACACCTCCAGTTTCTGGACCTTTCTGAGAACCTGATAGAAACACTGAAGCTGG ATGAATTCCCTGAGAGCCTTCTCATCCTCAACCTGGCTGGAAACAGCTGCACCAACCAGGATGGCTACAG AAAGCTGTTGACAGAAGCCCTGCCACTGCTCCTAGACCTGGACGGGCAGCCTGTGGCAGAGCGCTGGACCTCGGACGAGGAGGATGCAGCCTTGAGTGATGAGGATGAGGAGTTCCCAGAGCTGAGAGGCCCATTCTGCTCAGAACGAG GCTTCCTCAAGgagctggagcaggaaatgagcaggctccgggagcaCAGGCAGCAGACAGCCCTGCTGGAGCACCAGCTGAGGGTGGAGATGCGGCCCGCCCTCACAGACCTCCCCCCGCTGCCGGGGGCATCCATGGCTGGGGATAGCAGCCCTTCCATCACCCCCATGCAAGAGAAAGAAACATCCCCAGAGTCTGCTTCCTTGCCACAGGCCTCCTCTACCACCAAGAAACTGTGCCCTCTGGCTCCCAGGAGTCAGCAAAGCACTCTGCAGGCAAGGAAAGAGGCCAGAGCGGCCGCAGCCCCCAAAGCCTCTCTGGCTGGGGCCCCGGGCACAACCAAAACTGTGATCAAAAGAATCAAGAAGTGA
- the SCRN2 gene encoding secernin-2, which yields MASWSPDTPCSCDCFASVPPASALPAVIFAKNSDRPRDEVQEVVFVPAATHAPGSRLQCTYIEVEQVSKTHAVILSRPSWLWGAEMGANEHGVCIGNEAVWTKEPVGEGEALLGMDLLRLALERGSSAQEALHVITVLLERYGQGGSCREDPTPFCYHNTFLLADRTEAWVLETAGRLWAAQRIQEGVRNISNQLSIGTDISAEHPELRPHAQAQGWWDGQGTFDFAQVFSLSQQPVRMEAAKARFRAGRELLQQQQGGITAEVMMGILRDKESGICMDSGGFRTTASMVSVLPRDPSQPCVHFLTATPDPSRSVFKPFIFGVGAAQAPQVLSPTFGAQDPVWTLPRFQTRVDRRHPLYRGHQVALGLMESEQARGQQLRQKQRDLEQEGLEVVRGLLTRECAPPARELGGLFQAFVEKESQAYA from the exons ATGGCATCGTGGAGCCCTGACACCCCATGTTCCTGCGACTGCTTTGCCTCGGTGCCCCCGGCCTCGGCCCTCCCGGCCGTGATCTTTGCCAAGAACTCTGACCGGCCCCGGGATGAGGTGCAGGAGGTGGTGTTTGTACCGGCAGCCACGCACGCCCCTGGGAGCCGCCTCCAG TGCACCTACATTGAGGTGGAACAGGTGTCCAAGACCCATGCTGTGATCCTGAGCCGCCCTTCTTGGCTGTGGGGGGCTGAGATGGGTGCCAACGAGCATGGGGTCTGCATTGGCAATGAGGCAGTGTGGACCAAGGAGCCAGTCGGGGAAGGGGAAGCCCTGCTGGGAATGGACTTACTCAG GCTGGCTTTGGAACGGGGCAGCTCTGCCCAGGAGGCCTTGCACGTGATCACAGTCTTGCTGGAGCGCTACGGGCAGGGGGGCAGCTGCCGGGAGGACCCCACGCCATTCTGCTACCACAACACTTTCCTGCTGGCTGACCGGACTGAGGCCTGGGTGCTGGAGACGGCGGGGAGGCTGTGGGCTGCACAGAGGATCCAGG AGGGGGTCCGCAACATCTCCAACCAGCTGAGCATCGGCACGGACATCTCGGCAGAGCACCCTGAGCTCCGGCCCCACGCCCAGGCCCAGGGCTGGTGGGACGGGCAGGGTACCTTTGACTTTGCCCAGGTCTTCTCCCTGAGCCAGCAGCCTGTGCGCATGGAGGCTGCCAAGGCCCGCTTCCGGGCTGGCCGGGAGCTGCTGCAGCAGCAACAAG GGGGTATCACGGCAGAGGTGATGATGGGCATCCTCAGGGACAAGGAGAGCGGCATCTGCATGGACTCTGGGGGCTTCCGCACCACGGCCAGCATGGTGTCCGTGCTGCCCCGGGACCCCTCCCAGCCCTGCGTGCACTTCCTCACTGCCACACCAGACCCGTCCCG GTCGGTCTTCAAACCTTTCATctttggggtgggggcagcccaGGCCCCCCAGGTGCTGTCCCCCACTTTTGGAGCACAGGACCCTGTTTGGACCCTGCCTCGATTCCAGACTCGGGTGGATCGTCGGCACCCCCTCTACCGTGGACACCAGGTGGCCCTGGGGCTGATGGAGAGTGAGCAG GCTCGGGGGCAGCAGCTTCGGCAGAAGCAGCGGGACCTGGAGCAGGAAGGCCTGGAGGTTGTGCGGGGGCTGCTGACCAGGGAGTGTGCTCCACCCGCCCGGGAGCTGGGCGGCCTCTTCCAGGCCTTTGTGGAGAAGGAGAGCCAGGCATATGCCTGA
- the MRPL10 gene encoding large ribosomal subunit protein uL10m has product MAAAVAGMLRGGLLPKAGRLPTHQIIRYGSKAVTRHRRVMHFERQKLMAVTEYIAPKPVVNPRCLPPPPSPPQEETGLIRLLRREIAAVFRDNRMIAVCQNVAMSAEDKLLMRHRLRKHKILVKVFPNQILKPFLEDSKYQNLLPLFVGHNLLLVSEEPKVKEMVRILKSVPFLPLLGGCIDDTILSRQGFINYSKLPSLALAQGELVGGLALLTARTHSLLQHHPLQLTALLDQYSRQQREGDTVLPASTQPGPPNPVQDS; this is encoded by the exons ATGGCCGCGGCCGTGGCTGGGATGTTGCGAGGGGGTCTCCTACCCAAGGCGG GCCGGCTGCCTACCCACCAGATTATCCGCTATGGCTCCAAGGCTGTTACCCGCCACCGTCGTGTGATGCACTTTGAGCGGCAGAAGCTGATGGCTGTGACTGAGTATATTGCCCCCAAACCTGTTGTCAACCCAAGATGCCTGccgccccctcccagccccccgcAGGAG GAGACAGGCCTCATCCGGCTCCTCCGTCGGGAGATAGCCGCAGTTTTCCGAGACAACCGAATGATAGCTGTCTGCCAGAACGTGGCTATGAGCGCAGAGGACAAGCTTCTCATGCGGCACCGGCTGCGGAAGCACAAGATCCTGGTGAAGGTCTTCCCGAACCAG ATCCTAAAGCCCTTCCTGGAGGATTCCAAATACCAAAACCTGCTGCCCCTTTTCGTGGGGCACAACCTGCTGCTGGTCAGTGAAGAACCCAAGGTCAAGGAGATGGTGCGCATCTTGAAGAGTGTGCCTTTCCTGCCGCTGCTGG GTGGCTGCATTGACGACACCATCCTCAGCAGGCAGGGCTTCATCAACTACTCCAAGCTCCCTAGCCTGGCCCTGGCACAGGGGGAGCTGGTGGGAGGGCTCGCCCTGCTCACAGCCCGGACGCACTCTCTGCTTCAGCACCACCCCCTCCAGCTGACTGCCCTGCTGGATCAGTACAGCAGACAGCAGCGCGAGGGGGACACCGTCCTGCCAGCCAGCACGCAGCCGGGTCCTCCCAACCCTGTTCAGGACTCGTAG